The Primulina huaijiensis isolate GDHJ02 chromosome 17, ASM1229523v2, whole genome shotgun sequence genome window below encodes:
- the LOC140963049 gene encoding uncharacterized protein: MASVSAFSFSKHNHSLHLSSCSPPSTSTTLQFLFPFVKHQTYPPISCIYSIPKTNKYSRRPTKLRALAEEEETLVPEQEFPSPAVTTDQTVSVAVSPSDILTMFFQAEGAMADSAIPTVTKALEVVEGITDLKVQIIEGIASVELTKQTIVQATGVASNLVEIIQGSGFKLQTLNLSFQDEEDFN, from the exons ATGGCTTCCGTATCCGCATTCTCCTTTTCCAAACACAACCATTCCCTTCACCTCTCCTCCTGTTCTCCTCCATCCACTTCCACCACACTTCAATTTCTGTTTCCTTTCGTCAAACACCAAACGTATCCCCCCATTTCTTGCATTTATTCAATACCCAAGACCAACAAGTACTCTCGTAGACCAACAAAATTAAGAGCTCTTGCTGAGGAAGAAGAGACCCTTGTCCCGGAACAAGAATTTCCGTCTCCCGCAGTAACCACGGATCAGACTGTTTCTGTTGCGGTCTCGCCTTCCGACATACTAACCATGTTCTTTCAG GCAGAAGGGGCAATGGCTGATTCAGCTATACCTACAGTTACCAAGGCTTTGGAG GTGGTAGAAGGCATTACAGATCTCAAAGTACAGATTATCGAAGGTATTGCAAGTGTGGAG TTAACCAAGCAAACAATAGTACAAGCAACCGGCGTGGCGTCAAATTTGGTTGAGATAATACAAGGCTCAGGCTTCAAGTTACAAACATTGAATTTGAGCTTCCAGGATGAAGAGGATTTCAACTAG
- the LOC140962912 gene encoding GPI transamidase component gaa1: MAGNEGPVEQKSRPIIRIGLFLISHSVLVSVLCCTAGIVTLLLLPLLAINTHVSENALMPGSGSPMLSNDDASEGQRFLNKLLSFNSKTVSTGIEIPEVIAEHILELGGEANYHKFHPLLNKFHPLQFFLGPDADIVEGNHSCSSYGVNTIGIIRAPRGDGKEAIVLVTPYNSVKITTGEALSLGVAYSVFSLLSRVTWLAKDIIWLAADSKHGEYSAVAAWLRDYNTLSIGDLKLYSEMCDGCILPSEKKTQTAGEVTSKGFRRAGTMAAALVIKVADSSKEFEKDVLKIYAEASNGQMPNLDLINIVNYLAVHGQSLHVRVEKIWSLLDSWWLNGIGELFGLLGKVAKNLNPQWKFGIPAADYVEGAATLASSLYNQALGVPTGPHGAFRDFQVDAITMEISPKFSSSHRVMFLLRVGRLVEGVIRSVNNLLEKFHHSCFLYLLTSPSRFVSVGVYMIAFALLIAPFPLVAASLFSDVSKPKLGKYDAPFKPDPADEHASTFTSWKWLYAAKTVLIVHLWSTIVTLFPYFIYQISNSSSSINLLILIILSTLSLFFIYAILESFTFLSASRPQRAEWALLKSVTIAAAFIGLCLMSVVNFATAEIGALLLAPLCLTIAPLKLDLKANTIKALARGSCNILLLFVGFPPTMFLLSKGALAGFDHVKFGDFWDWAESLWAWNSATYIYICMVHLPCWVLCIHTLMHHC; encoded by the exons ATGGCTGGAAATGAGGGTCCCGTCGAACAAAAGTCCCGACCCATTATCCGCATTGGCCTCTTTCTCATCTCGCACAGTGTTTTGGTTAG TGTGTTGTGCTGCACTGCTGGAATCGTAACTCTCCTTCTTTTGCCGCTTCTCGCCATCAACACCCATGTATCGGAAAATGCCCTGATGCCTG GTTCTGGCAGTCCTATGCTCTCGAATGATGACGCTTCAGAAGGGCAGAGATTTTTGAACAAGCTTTTAAGTTTTAATTCAAAGACTGTGAGCACAGGAAT TGAAATTCCAGAGGTGATAGCAGAGCATATCTTGGAATTGGGTGGTGAAGCTAACTATCACAAGTTTCATCCCCTACTCAACAAATTTCATCCACTACAGTTCTTCTTGGGTCCTGATGCAGACATTGTAGAAGGGAACCACAGTTGTTCATCTTATGGGGTCAATACAATTGGAATAATAAGGGCCCCACGTGGTGATGGGAAGGAAGCTATTGTATTAGTCACACCTTATAATTCCGTCAAGATAACTACCGGCGAAGCCTTATCGCTTGGAGTTGCGTACTCCGTATTTTCTCTGCTTTCTCGTGTTACTTGGCTTGCTAAGGATATTATATGGCTTGCCGCAGATTCAAAACACGGTGAGTATTCTGCTGTTGCTGCATGGCTGAGAGACTATAACACACTTTCGATTGGTGACTTGAAGCTGTATTCAGAAATGTGTGATGGCTGTATTCTGCCTTCTGAGAAAAAGACTCAAACTGCAGGAGAAGTAACATCTAAGGGCTTTCGACGTGCTGGCACAATGGCAGCTGCACTTGTGATTAAGGTTGCTGATAGCAGCAAAGAATTTGAGAAGGATGTTCTCAAAATATATGCTGAAGCGTCCAATGGGCAGATGCCAAATCTAGACCTCATTAATATCGTCAACTACTTGGCTGTTCATGGACAAAGTTTACATGTAAGGGTGGAGAAGATTTGGTCATTGCTTGATTCTTGGTGGCTAAACGGTATCGGAGAACTATTTGGGTTGCTAGGAAAAGTGGCTAAAAACTTAAATCCCCAGTGGAAATTTGGGATCCCTGCTGCAGATTATGTTGAAGGTGCTGCAACTTTAGCGAGTTCCCTCTATAACCAG gcATTAGGTGTTCCCACTGGCCCTCACGGGGCTTTTCGTGATTTTCAAGTTGATGCGATTACTATGGAGATCTCACCTAAGTTTTCTTCGAGTCACAGAGTTATGTTCCTTTTGCGTGTAGGCAG GTTGGTCGAGGGGGTTATACGATCTGTAAATAATCTCCTTGAGAAGTTCCACCATTCCTGTTTTCTGTATCTCTTAACGTCTCCAAGTAGGTTCGTCTCAGTGGGTGTCTACATGATTGCCTTTGCACTGCTTATTGCACCCTTTCCATTGGTTGCTGCATCTCTTTTCTCCGATGTCAGCAAACCGAAGCTTGGAAAATATGATGCTCCATTTAAACCAGATCCTGCTGATGAACATGCCTCGACTTTCACATCATGGAAATGGCTTTACGCTGCTAAAACAGTTCTCATCGTCCACTTGTGGAGTACCATCGTAACATTATTCCCTTATTTTATCTACCAAATTTCTAATTCCTCATCATCAATCAACCTTCTAATATTGATCATTCTCTCCACACTCAGCCTCTTCTTCATATATGCCATACTCGAATCTTTTACATTTCTGAGTGCAAGTCGCCCCCAAAGAGCAGAATGGGCTCTCCTTAAATCAGTTACCATTGCAGCTGCTTTCATTGGACTTTGTCTTATGTCAGTTGTAAATTTTGCAACAGCAGAAATTGGAGCGCTGCTATTGGCTCCCTTGTGTTTGACCATTGCACCCTTGAAGCTTGATTTAAAGGCAAATACCATAAAGGCTTTAGCTCGGGGATCTTGTAACATACTGTTGTTGTTTGTTGGGTTTCCTCCAACAATGTTTCTATTGTCTAAAGGCGCTTTAGCGGGTTTTGATCATGTAAAATTTGGCGATTTCTGGGATTGGGCAGAGTCCCTTTGGGCATGGAACAGTGCTACATATATCTATATATGCATGGTTCATCTTCCCTGCTGGGTACTGTGTATTCACACTTTAATGCATCACTGTTAG
- the LOC140962296 gene encoding peroxidase 31-like, whose product MASIMLVLLLSLTTLCLIPSHSIPLLSTTYYSQTCPKFDQIMEETTTNKQITSPTTAAATLRVFFHDCFVTGCDASVLISSTPFNKAEREADINLSLPGDGFDVVVRAKSALELSCPGVVSCADILAVSARNLVVMMGGPFYTVKLGRKDSLTSKSDYVEGNLPRPTMSMDQIIQLFQSKKFSIQEMVALSGAHTIGFSHCKEFSSILYNYSRTMESDPSYNYNFAKLLRNACADYEKNPTLSVFNDIMTPNKFDNVYYSNVQKGLGLMSTDHSLSSDPRTRGYVELYSRDQNAFFEAFVSAIQKMSVYGVKTGRNGEVRRRCDAFNN is encoded by the coding sequence ATGGCTTCCATTATGCTTGTGCTGCTGCTCTCGCTCACAACACTTTGCCTCATCCCTTCACACTCCATACCTCTCCTCTCCACCACCTACTACTCCCAAACGTGCCCCAAGTTCGACCAAATCATGGAAGAAACCACCACCAACAAGCAGATCACCTCCCCCACCACCGCCGCCGCCACTCTCCGGGTATTCTTCCACGACTGCTTCGTCACCGGATGCGACGCCTCCGTCCTCATCTCGTCCACCCCATTCAACAAAGCCGAGCGTGAAGCTGATATCAACCTCTCTCTCCCTGGCGACGGATTCGACGTTGTTGTGCGGGCCAAGTCTGCCCTCGAGCTCTCCTGCCCAGGCGTCGTCTCCTGCGCTGATATTCTCGCCGTATCCGCTCGGAATCTGGTCGTCATGATGGGTGGACCCTTTTACACTGTCAAGTTAGGCCGGAAGGATTCGCTAACTTCTAAATCCGACTATGTGGAGGGAAATCTGCCAAGACCCACAATGTCCATGGATCAGATAATCCAGCTTTTCCAGTCCAAGAAATTTTCGATCCAAGAAATGGTGGCGTTATCCGGAGCCCACACCATCGGATTTTCTCACTGCAAAGAGTTCAGCTCCATTCTGTACAACTACAGCAGAACGATGGAATCTGACCCTTCTTACAACTACAATTTCGCCAAGTTACTGAGAAATGCCTGCGCAGATTACGAGAAAAACCCGACATTATCGGTGTTCAACGATATAATGACTCCCAATAAATTCGACAACGTGTACTACAGCAACGTGCAAAAGGGTTTGGGTCTAATGTCAACGGACCACTCCCTGAGCTCAGATCCGAGGACTAGAGGCTACGTTGAGCTGTATTCCAGAGATCAAAATGCATTCTTTGAGGCATTTGTGAGTGCAATACAGAAGATGAGTGTGTACGGAGTCAAGACTGGAAGAAACGGCGAGGTTAGGCGCAGGTGTGACGCTTTTAACAATTAA